The DNA window AGATCGACCCGGATGCGGTCCTGCGCACGCCGTGGTAGATTACCAGCCAGCCGTGGGGCGTTTCGATGGGGGGGGGCGACAGTCCAATCTTGTTTGCGTCCCACCAACCACCGCTGCGGGCGGCCAGCATCAGCCCGTGACTTCCCCAGTGTTTCAGGTCCGTCGAGTAGGAAATCCACATGTGTCCGCTGTTCCCGCTGGCCGGGCGATGAATCAGCGCCCAGCGGCCGTTAATGCGACGCGGCAGCAGTGCCGCGTCCTTGTCATCCGGCGCCATGACCATGCCGTATCGCTCGAAGGTTCGAAAGTCCTCCGTGAGAGCCAGCGCCACCCCCGGACCGTTGCTCGAGAAGGCTGTATAGGTGACCGCGTACCTCTCAAGCTCGGGAACGTAGACGATGCGCGGGTCTTCCACGCCCCACAACTCCTCTGGGAAGTGTTCCGGATCCGCGGGAAGTGTCGGGGTGACATCGACCTTCCACCCATCCTCGCCATTCGCGGAGCGGGCCGCGCACAGGTGCGAATGTCCGCGGTAGTCTTCAACGCGACACAGCAGAAGTGTGCTTCCGTCGCGCAGCAGGGTGGCCCCGGGGTTGAACACGCTGTGCACCGGGTAGGGCCAGTCGGTGGCGCTCAGGATGGGATTGTGCCCGTGGCGTTCAAACAGTTGCGGATGGTGTCTTTTCACTCGGTTGTACCTTGGGTTTGGGGGTTTCTTGAACGGCAGGTGCGGGCGTTGCCTCGACAGGCGTACTCTGTGCCAGTCGCAGCTCCAGCAAGGATTGCAGAAACGCCAGCGTTGACTCGGCGCCCTGGTTCTCGTTTACCCGGTCGGGATGCAGGCCGTCCCGGCACCCGCCGGTGGTGGGATCGTAGATGGGCAAATTGAGATCGTTACGCCCGAGGAACCACTCGAAGGCGCGGCGGGCCTCCTTGCGCCACCGTTTGTCGCCTGTCAACCGCTGCGCTTCCAGGCACGCGGATACCATCGCCTGGGCCTCCACCGGCTGCTGATCAAACAGCGCCCGCTCTCCCCCCATCGGATAGAATCCGTTCGAACCGACGGGAACAAAGTGATGGCTGTCCGTGTCCGCGCGTTGCAGGTCGGCCAGCCAGTTCAACGATTCCAGGCCCGCCTCTGTCATCTCGGCGTCGGGTATCGCCCGGCCACACAGAAGCAGGGCATGCGGGAGCGCAGCGTTGCAGTACGTCAGCCGGTCTTCGAACCAGCGCCATTCGTCCGTGCGGTGGTCCTTGTACAGCGTCAGCAACCGGTCCGCCAGTTCCTTGCGCACCTGGCCGACCCGGCGGTCGCCCGCAAAGCGTTGCAGATACTCCTGGATGCCGAGGAGCGCGAAGGCCCACGCGCGCGGGCTGGTGGTCTTGAGGATGGCGGGCAGGGCCCGCTCGAATACCTTCCCGGCCATGCTGTGCAGGGATGGCGAGTTGGAATGGCCCAACACCGTGCCCAGCGCCCACAAGGTGCGGCCGTGACTGTCGTCTGAGCCGACGTCTTCCAGCCAGTTGCGCTGGTAATCCATGAAGTTGCGAAAGCGGCCGTTCTCGTCGTGGAACGCGAACAGGATGAACGCGAGATAGCGGGAGGCAAGTTCGACGGCTTCCCGGTTGCCCAGCGCTTCCAGCAGGGCACTCACCATGAGCGCGCGGGCGTTGTCGTCGGTGGTGTAGCCCTCGCGATAGTTGGGCACGGTGAAGATCGCGTGCTGCAGCATGCCGGTCTCGTCCGTCATGTGGTGCAGGTGATCGAGTTTCAGTGGCGGAAGTTCGCCGGGACGCTTGTCGAGCGGCTTCACCGCAAAGTCCGTCGAGGCAAAGTAGCGGCGCTCCGTGCGGGCGCGGGCAAAACTCTCCATGTAGCGGCTCGCCACCACCGGCCAGATCATCGCCCTCCCGAACAGATACGCCTTCTTGCGCATGGCGTGACGCGTCGCATCGTCGTCCAGCAGGTCGCTCACCTTCGCGGCCAGCGCGGCGGGATCACGAAACGGGACCAGCGCTCCGCGACCATCGGCCAGCAACTCCTGCGCGTACCAGTACGGCGTCGAAATCACCGCCTTGCCCGCTCCCACGGTGTAGGCCAGCGTTCCCGACGTAATCTGCGCTTCATCGAGATAAGGCGTGACGTAGATGTCCGCGGCGCTTATGAACTCGAGCAGTTCCTCCAGGCTCACAAAGCGATTGAGGAAGATCACCTGGCCTTCAACGCCCTTGTCCTGGGCCATCCACTGCAGTGACAAGCGGTACAGCTCGCCGTCATTTCGCCGCACGTGCGGGTGGGTGGCACCGAGAATCATGTACACAACGTCGGGGTGCCGGGCCAGGATGGCGGGCAGCGCCGCGATCACGTTCTCGATCCCCTTGTTGGGAGACAGCAGCCCAAAGCTCAGCAGAACGGTCTTGCCTTCGACGCCGAACAGATCCTTGTGGAAACTCGGATCCACAAATGGAACATCCGGGATGCCGTGGGGGATCTCATCGATCTTGTCGGGTGTCACATCATAGATATCCCGCAGGAATTCGGCTCCGCGATGGCTCATCACGACCACCCGATCGGACAGGGCTGCTATTTCCCGCAGGACCCGCAGCTGATCGGGGTCGGGGTTGCGCAGGATGGTGTGAAGCGTGGTGACGATGGGCATGCGCAATTCGCGCAGGAGAGCAAGAATGTGGCTCCCCGCCCGTCCGCCAAAGATGCCGTACTCGTGCTGCAGACACACGACATCGACGTTGTTGATATTGAGAAAATCCGCCGCGCGACGATAGGATTCGATGTCCTTTTCCGTCAGTTCAAAACGGACCCGGGGCGGATAGGCGTAACCGGTCTCGACATCGTTCACCGGGAGGGCGATGCAGGAGGTCTTGCTGTACTGTCCGGCGATCGCCTCGCACAAATCGGTGGTGAAGGTGGCGATGCCACATTGTCGCGGCAAATAGTTGCCAATAAAGCAGATGCGCTTGATGGCGGAGTTGCTGGAGTCGCGCTGCATGACGATCGTCTCGTTTCTGGCAGCCGCTTCTTGTTTTCAGGTGTCTGGCTCGTGAACGCAAGAAGGCGGTTGCCTGGTAACCGCCTCTGCCATACCCAGAAAAGATGGGCCGAGTGCTCTCTGTTTGGAAAGTGAGTCGGTGGTATAACCACCATAACAGATGGTGGCAGGGGGGCATAGCTCCTTAATCCCTCGCCCCCCAACCCCTCGTGCCTGTCCCCTGTCCAACCCCCAAGATAAAGCCCCTTGTCAAACAAGACAATTGTCTGTTTACTACTGGTGTCGTCGCGGCGCGGGATGCACCACTTAACCTCCAGCCCGGACGGCAACTGCCATGAGTGTTCTTTCCTCAGCACCACTGACCCACGTTCTGTCCCGGCTGGGCCTGCACCAGGGCCCGGCCGGGACTCCCACCTCCCGCGAGTGGACGCTCGACGCCCTCGCCGGCCGCATGGTGGAGATATCGAGCGCACAGACCAGTGCCTCCCTCACGGCAGCCACCCGCTTGATTCTCGAGGCACAGGAACGCGGCGAACCCGCCGCCTGGATCGCCTCCGGCAGCTCCTGCTTCTATCCCCCGGACGTCGCCGCCTCCGGCGTGGACCTGGACGCGCTGATCGTCGTCCGCAGCGGCGACACGGCGCG is part of the Candidatus Krumholzibacteriia bacterium genome and encodes:
- a CDS encoding glycosyltransferase family 4 protein, yielding MQRDSSNSAIKRICFIGNYLPRQCGIATFTTDLCEAIAGQYSKTSCIALPVNDVETGYAYPPRVRFELTEKDIESYRRAADFLNINNVDVVCLQHEYGIFGGRAGSHILALLRELRMPIVTTLHTILRNPDPDQLRVLREIAALSDRVVVMSHRGAEFLRDIYDVTPDKIDEIPHGIPDVPFVDPSFHKDLFGVEGKTVLLSFGLLSPNKGIENVIAALPAILARHPDVVYMILGATHPHVRRNDGELYRLSLQWMAQDKGVEGQVIFLNRFVSLEELLEFISAADIYVTPYLDEAQITSGTLAYTVGAGKAVISTPYWYAQELLADGRGALVPFRDPAALAAKVSDLLDDDATRHAMRKKAYLFGRAMIWPVVASRYMESFARARTERRYFASTDFAVKPLDKRPGELPPLKLDHLHHMTDETGMLQHAIFTVPNYREGYTTDDNARALMVSALLEALGNREAVELASRYLAFILFAFHDENGRFRNFMDYQRNWLEDVGSDDSHGRTLWALGTVLGHSNSPSLHSMAGKVFERALPAILKTTSPRAWAFALLGIQEYLQRFAGDRRVGQVRKELADRLLTLYKDHRTDEWRWFEDRLTYCNAALPHALLLCGRAIPDAEMTEAGLESLNWLADLQRADTDSHHFVPVGSNGFYPMGGERALFDQQPVEAQAMVSACLEAQRLTGDKRWRKEARRAFEWFLGRNDLNLPIYDPTTGGCRDGLHPDRVNENQGAESTLAFLQSLLELRLAQSTPVEATPAPAVQETPKPKVQPSEKTPSATV
- a CDS encoding glycosidase, producing the protein MKRHHPQLFERHGHNPILSATDWPYPVHSVFNPGATLLRDGSTLLLCRVEDYRGHSHLCAARSANGEDGWKVDVTPTLPADPEHFPEELWGVEDPRIVYVPELERYAVTYTAFSSNGPGVALALTEDFRTFERYGMVMAPDDKDAALLPRRINGRWALIHRPASGNSGHMWISYSTDLKHWGSHGLMLAARSGGWWDANKIGLSPPPIETPHGWLVIYHGVRRTASGSIYRVGVALFDLRNPERCIRRGDEWVFGPREPYERVGDVGNVVFPCGATLAPDGDTIRIYYGAADTSIGLATGSVRAILEWLERHKQGD